A region from the Benincasa hispida cultivar B227 chromosome 12, ASM972705v1, whole genome shotgun sequence genome encodes:
- the LOC120092439 gene encoding glutamate decarboxylase 4-like, with translation MVLSKTFSESDVSIHSTFASRYVRDSAPRFTMPDNSMPKEAAFQIINDELMLDGNPRLNLASFVTTWMEPECDKLIMDSVNKNYVDMDEYPVTTELQNRCVNMIAHLFNAPLGDSDTAVGVGTVGSSEAIMLAGLAFKRKWQNKRKAEGKPYDKPNIVTGANVQVCWEKFARYFEVELKEVKVREGYYVMDPVQAVEMVDENTICVAAILGSTYNGEFEDVKLLNDLLVEKNKESGWDTPIHVDAASGGFIAPFLYPELEWDFRLPLVKSINVSGHKYGLVYAGIGWVIWRTKEDLPEELIFHINYLGADQPTFTLNFSKGSSQIIAQYYQLIRLGFEGYRNVMQNCHDNAMVLKEGLENTGRFTIVSKDMGVPVVAFSLKDRSRHDEFEVSEMLRRFGWIVPAYPMPEGAKHVSVLRVVIREDFSRTLAERLVLDIVKVLAELDTLPPKNGGNETGLKKTVEETEREIATYWRNITKARTIKLAANQTGPSVTVVAK, from the exons ATGGTGTTGTCCAAAACTTTCTCTGAATCCGATGTTTCCATACATTCCACATTTGCCTCTCGCTACGTTCGAGACTCTGCTCCAAGGTTCACCATGCCCGACAACTCCATGCCCAAGGAGGCCGCCTTCCAAATCATCAACGACGAACTCATGCTCGACGGCAACCCAAGGCTCAATTTAGCCTCCTTCGTCACTACCTGGATGGAGCCCGAATGCGATAAGCTCATCATGGACTCTGTCAACAAGAACTACGTCGACATGGACGAATACCCTGTCACCACCGAGCTTCAGAACCGCTGCGTCAACATGATTGCCCATCTCTTCAACGCTCCCTTGGGAGACTCCGACACCGCCGTCGGCGTTGGAACGGTGGGGTCGTCGGAGGCCATCATGCTGGCAGGGCTTGCCTTCAAGAGGAAGTGGCAGAACAAGAGGAAGGCGGAGGGGAAGCCTTATGACAAACCCAATATTGTGACGGGTGCGAATGTGCAAGTTTGCTGGGAGAAATTTGCGAGATACTTTGAAGTGGAGCTGAAGGAAGTTAAAGTGAGAGAAGGGTATTACGTGATGGACCCTGTCCAGGCAGTCGAGATGGTGGATGAGAACACCATTTGTGTTGCTGCAATTTTGGGGTCAACTTATAATGGAGAATTCGAAGATGTGAAGCTGCTGAATGATTTGTTGGTGGAGAAGAACAAGGAAAGTGGATGGGATACGCCAATTCATGTGGATGCAGCCAGTGGTGGGTTCATAGCACCGTTTTTGTATCCAGAGCTCGAATGGGATTTCAGGCTTCCTTTGGTGAAGAGCATCAATGTGAGTGGGCATAAGTATGGGCTTGTTTACGCTGGGATTGGTTGGGTGATCTGGAGAACCAAAGAAGATTTGCCCGAAGAACTCATTTTCCACATCAATTACCTTGGAGCAGATCAACCCACCTTCACTCTCAACTTCTCCAAAG GGTCAAGCCAAATCATTGCTCAATATTATCAACTAATCCGGTTGGGTTTCGAGGGTTACCGGAATGTGATGCAAAATTGTCACGACAATGCAATGGTGCTGAAGGAAGGGCTTGAAAACACAGGGAGGTTCACGATAGTGTCAAAGGACATGGGAGTGCCGGTGGTGGCGTTTTCCCTCAAAGACCGAAGCCGGCACGACGAGTTTGAGGTTTCAGAGATGTTGCGGAGGTTCGGGTGGATTGTTCCGGCGTATCCAATGCCAGAGGGGGCGAAGCACGTGTCAGTTCTTCGAGTGGTGATTAGAGAAGATTTCTCTCGGACGCTTGCAGAGCGGCTTGTGCTTGATATCGTAAAGGTATTGGCAGAGTTAGATACTCTTCCGCCCAAAAATGGTGGAAATGAAACAGGTTTGAAGAAGACGGTAGAGGAAACAGAGAGGGAAATAGCGACATATTGGAGGAATATAACAAAGGCTAGGACAATCAAGCTTGCTGCTAATCAGACTGGTCCTTCGGTTACAGTGGTTGCCAAATAA